One window from the genome of Tolypothrix sp. NIES-4075 encodes:
- a CDS encoding tetratricopeptide repeat protein encodes MNTNPFLASESEQSYLNPTVLQNTLNAQQHQANSSGESANKDSYLRSCALRLAQMGDYTEAIALLSQLINRHPHNAIDYNNRGLIYFQSGERQKAFWDYNKALHLNPKLASAYNNRANYYAACGELTSAIADYDRAIDLHPSHVRAQINRGITLRDLGQYEEAIDAFEIALLFGQLEDHILAERGRTYHLWGDWNCAIADYRRALNQLPLLSTSKDERSSRLRLKVENWLGELLCS; translated from the coding sequence ATGAATACAAACCCATTTTTAGCATCTGAGAGTGAGCAAAGTTACTTAAACCCAACTGTTTTACAAAACACATTAAATGCTCAACAGCATCAGGCTAACAGTAGCGGGGAATCTGCTAATAAAGACAGTTACTTACGCTCTTGTGCTTTGAGATTAGCCCAAATGGGAGATTACACCGAAGCGATCGCCCTGTTAAGTCAACTAATCAACCGTCATCCCCACAATGCCATAGACTACAATAACCGGGGGCTGATTTATTTTCAAAGTGGTGAAAGACAAAAAGCGTTCTGGGATTACAACAAAGCACTACACCTCAACCCCAAGTTAGCTAGCGCTTATAACAATCGCGCAAATTACTACGCAGCTTGTGGAGAATTAACATCGGCGATCGCCGACTACGATCGGGCGATTGATTTGCACCCCAGCCATGTCCGGGCACAAATTAACCGAGGCATTACCTTACGGGATTTGGGACAATACGAAGAAGCAATTGACGCTTTTGAGATAGCATTGCTTTTCGGTCAACTTGAAGACCACATTTTAGCTGAACGCGGCAGAACTTATCATTTGTGGGGCGATTGGAATTGTGCGATCGCTGATTATCGCCGCGCTTTAAATCAACTACCACTCCTAAGCACTTCTAAGGATGAACGTAGCTCGCGTTTGCGTTTAAAAGTCGAAAATTGGTTGGGTGAGTTGCTGTGTTCTTGA
- a CDS encoding YajQ family cyclic di-GMP-binding protein: MASTYSFDIVSDFDRQELVNAVDQVVRDVKSRYDLKDSQTTVELGEDNITIGTDSEFTLESVHTILREKAAKRSLSQKIFDFGKVESASGNRVRQEIKLQKGISQEIAKQISKLIRDEFKKVQASIQGDAVRVSAKNKDDLQTVIQRLKQEDYPVALQFTNYR, encoded by the coding sequence ATGGCTTCTACCTATTCCTTTGATATTGTCAGCGATTTTGACAGACAAGAATTGGTCAACGCCGTCGATCAAGTTGTCCGAGATGTTAAAAGCCGTTACGATCTTAAAGATTCTCAAACTACTGTCGAATTAGGCGAAGACAACATTACCATCGGCACCGACAGCGAGTTTACCTTAGAGTCTGTACACACCATCCTCCGCGAAAAAGCCGCCAAGCGCAGCCTGTCTCAAAAAATCTTTGATTTTGGCAAAGTTGAATCAGCCAGCGGAAACCGCGTCCGTCAAGAAATCAAACTGCAAAAAGGCATTAGCCAGGAAATTGCCAAGCAAATTTCTAAATTGATTCGTGACGAATTCAAAAAAGTACAAGCGTCAATTCAAGGTGACGCTGTACGAGTTAGCGCTAAAAATAAAGATGACTTGCAAACTGTGATTCAGCGCTTGAAGCAAGAAGACTACCCGGTGGCTCTACAATTTACGAACTATCGGTAA
- a CDS encoding DNA-processing protein DprA: MSQSIDLINLDTLAQELATIQQTGSKRIALLGSRHVPITHQNLIEMMTYALVLTGNRIITSGATGTNSAAIRGAMRADANLLTVILPQSLERQPNESRQQLEQVMHLVENPSNDHLSLAEASYLCNKEIVSRCQQLICFAFHDSRTLLQTCGEAEEQRKVVTLFYFD; this comes from the coding sequence TTGAGTCAGTCCATAGACCTTATTAACCTCGATACATTAGCCCAAGAACTGGCAACTATCCAGCAAACAGGTTCTAAACGAATCGCCTTGCTTGGTTCTCGCCACGTCCCAATTACGCATCAGAACCTAATTGAGATGATGACCTATGCCCTGGTTTTAACAGGGAATCGCATCATCACATCTGGTGCTACAGGTACAAATTCAGCTGCCATCCGGGGAGCAATGCGGGCTGATGCTAATTTATTAACGGTGATTCTACCCCAAAGCTTGGAACGCCAGCCCAATGAATCGCGACAGCAATTAGAACAGGTAATGCATCTGGTTGAAAATCCCAGTAACGATCATCTGTCTCTTGCTGAAGCTAGTTATCTGTGTAACAAGGAAATAGTTTCTCGTTGCCAACAATTAATTTGTTTTGCTTTTCACGACAGTCGCACTTTGTTGCAAACTTGTGGTGAAGCAGAAGAACAAAGAAAAGTGGTGACATTGTTCTACTTTGATTAG
- a CDS encoding phosphotransacetylase family protein has translation MPKSAKYLLIGSTESYSGKSATVLGLSHQLQQKGLDIAYGKPLGTSLSEFEGSVVEEDVQFIANSLNLPSNRIAPTMLALDEVAIQKRLRGEDKTDYRATLAQQYLPIFGGDLVLLEGPGNLSEGNLFDLSLLQVADVVDAAVLLVCRYKSLLSVEALLGAKQRVGDRLIGVVLNDIPGTQIEAVNTQLRPFLEQQNIPVLGMLPKNDLLRSVSVGELVNQLKAEVLCGSDRLDLMVESLAIGAMNVNSAVKYFRKRRNMAVVTGGDRVEIQQAALETSTQCLILTGQLPPPSFILNRAEELEIPILSVDLDTLTTVEIVDRTFGQVRVHEPIKVHCISQLMAEHFDINRLLSQLGLNPAVAMQ, from the coding sequence GTGCCAAAATCTGCTAAGTATTTGCTCATTGGCTCAACTGAAAGTTACAGTGGCAAATCTGCTACAGTTTTAGGTTTGTCGCATCAGTTACAGCAAAAAGGACTAGATATTGCCTACGGTAAACCGTTAGGTACAAGTTTGAGTGAATTTGAAGGAAGTGTAGTTGAGGAAGATGTGCAATTTATTGCCAACAGCCTCAATTTACCTTCAAACCGGATTGCACCGACAATGCTTGCTTTAGATGAAGTAGCTATACAAAAACGCTTGCGTGGAGAAGACAAAACTGATTATCGTGCCACTTTAGCACAGCAATATTTACCAATTTTCGGCGGCGATTTGGTATTGTTGGAAGGTCCTGGCAATTTGTCAGAAGGTAATTTATTTGACTTGTCTTTGCTGCAAGTGGCTGATGTTGTTGATGCAGCTGTGTTGTTGGTATGTCGTTATAAATCGCTGCTTTCAGTTGAAGCACTGTTAGGAGCCAAACAGCGTGTAGGCGATCGCTTAATTGGTGTTGTCCTCAACGACATCCCCGGAACCCAAATCGAAGCAGTTAATACTCAGTTGCGTCCTTTTTTGGAACAACAAAATATTCCCGTACTGGGAATGTTGCCGAAAAATGACTTGCTACGCAGTGTTAGCGTTGGCGAACTAGTAAATCAGTTAAAAGCCGAAGTTCTCTGTGGTAGCGATCGCCTAGATTTAATGGTGGAAAGTTTAGCAATTGGGGCGATGAATGTCAACTCGGCGGTGAAGTATTTTCGCAAACGGCGAAATATGGCAGTAGTTACAGGAGGCGATCGCGTGGAAATTCAACAAGCTGCTTTGGAAACTTCTACCCAATGTCTCATCCTTACCGGACAACTTCCGCCACCTTCTTTCATCCTCAATCGCGCTGAAGAACTAGAAATCCCCATTTTGTCAGTTGATTTGGATACCCTCACCACTGTGGAAATTGTTGATCGCACTTTTGGTCAAGTGCGCGTCCACGAACCAATTAAAGTTCATTGCATTAGCCAATTGATGGCTGAACATTTCGACATTAACCGCTTGTTGTCTCAACTCGGCTTAAATCCAGCAGTGGCAATGCAGTAA
- the ebsA gene encoding type IV pilus biogenesis protein EbsA has product MSFEQLQPATQQQASVYLPYVQGSKRDFLRYAIGLYQKGVLEGKRKIEGSEHVPFVATWNIATLPSDLTRCRLQFDGDAELSYELMMASFEFINFLIELMENYKRYRLTDFSQAFYRKLLRVEE; this is encoded by the coding sequence ATGTCTTTTGAGCAACTCCAGCCAGCGACTCAACAACAAGCAAGTGTGTACTTACCTTACGTTCAAGGCAGCAAACGCGATTTTTTGCGTTATGCCATCGGTCTTTATCAAAAAGGCGTTTTAGAAGGAAAACGCAAAATAGAAGGCAGCGAACACGTTCCCTTTGTCGCTACTTGGAATATTGCCACGTTACCCTCAGACTTAACTCGTTGCCGATTGCAGTTTGATGGCGACGCTGAGTTAAGTTATGAACTGATGATGGCAAGTTTCGAGTTTATTAATTTTTTAATTGAACTGATGGAAAATTATAAACGCTATCGCCTGACTGATTTTTCACAAGCATTTTACCGCAAACTGCTGCGTGTAGAAGAATAA
- a CDS encoding MAPEG family protein, giving the protein MTIFLYSIAAAAVLIYLPFLVVGYARMRVGYDQSAPRAMFDKLPPYGQRATWAHQNSFEGFMIFAAAALMAYVTNVNSPIAVVAAIAFVAARLLYSIFYILNIPLLRSLMFAIGSLSWGTLFALSIIQVNG; this is encoded by the coding sequence ATGACTATTTTTTTGTACTCGATCGCAGCCGCTGCGGTGCTAATTTATCTGCCGTTTTTGGTGGTAGGTTATGCTCGTATGCGTGTGGGATACGATCAATCTGCTCCCCGCGCTATGTTTGACAAACTACCACCTTACGGACAAAGAGCTACTTGGGCACATCAAAATTCTTTTGAAGGATTTATGATTTTTGCTGCCGCAGCTTTGATGGCATACGTAACGAATGTGAATTCTCCTATCGCAGTAGTCGCAGCGATCGCCTTTGTTGCGGCTCGGTTGCTATACTCAATCTTTTATATTTTGAATATACCCCTTTTGCGATCGCTCATGTTTGCTATTGGCTCCCTCAGTTGGGGTACTCTTTTCGCCCTCAGCATCATTCAAGTTAATGGGTAA
- a CDS encoding glutathione S-transferase family protein, giving the protein MLKLYGGSPSRASIVHWYLEELSVPYEFIKLDLKSGEQRKPEFLAINPMGKVPAIVDGDLQLWESGAILLYLAEKYGKPSSVEERAKIAQWVLFANSSLSTGIFVETNREREMPRLMTPLNQILEQQPFILGNEFTVADVAVGSVLGYIPMMLKLDLSAYPAVLNYIKQIAQRPAFQKSIGSGSVGAWERG; this is encoded by the coding sequence ATGTTGAAGCTTTATGGTGGCAGTCCCAGTCGGGCATCAATTGTTCATTGGTATCTAGAAGAACTGAGTGTTCCCTACGAATTTATCAAGCTTGATTTGAAGTCTGGGGAACAGCGTAAGCCAGAATTTCTTGCAATTAATCCGATGGGGAAAGTCCCGGCAATTGTAGACGGAGATTTGCAGCTTTGGGAATCAGGAGCAATTTTGCTGTATCTTGCCGAAAAGTATGGCAAGCCATCTTCAGTTGAGGAACGCGCCAAAATTGCTCAGTGGGTGTTATTTGCTAATTCCAGCTTGTCTACAGGAATTTTTGTCGAAACTAATCGAGAGCGAGAAATGCCGCGCTTGATGACTCCCCTAAATCAAATTTTAGAGCAGCAACCTTTCATACTAGGTAACGAATTCACCGTTGCTGATGTAGCAGTGGGTTCTGTTCTCGGTTACATTCCCATGATGCTCAAATTAGATTTGAGCGCTTACCCAGCTGTATTGAACTACATTAAGCAGATAGCTCAACGTCCAGCATTTCAAAAAAGCATTGGGAGTGGGAGCGTGGGAGCGTGGGAGCGTGGATAG